Proteins encoded by one window of uncultured Campylobacter sp.:
- a CDS encoding CHAD domain-containing protein → MQTKRKFLLSDDSILRTLERAGLKCRKVKIAWFYTSFYPEIYYIRQNDECSLHHKKEDLDRQTLNFKISKDDFKEALKSRIARVVQKNRYGFANDEAEFWLELYGGELSTLVILRAKFQSETASANFDFTKTFGSTDFCEITDDYRYKSRYLARYGIPPRSLDFAHARSVFKKFSRVKFFAPPYADSVKLARLALELAWTRACGAKSEYQKSLAPEALHELRVPIRKFRVVLKLSAPLFEAEKRGEILKLLAGFMSRTNQLRDLHVFAEFLKADDAPASFLQQLNLIAKRSEDKILEFLSSAEFADLNGAISGFLSGADGIYARSEYEKISKKFASARLCKLIKSLRAELKNLQQGSSLQAFHNARIGLKRLRYALEIFARSFDEGCVRELFKRTKAACEDFGALQDISVWQNFIAIYQKASDKSGVAFAYLLALDARLNDRRAELEEKILNEKEALLRALKRSLRKIKAYK, encoded by the coding sequence ATGCAAACTAAGCGTAAATTTTTATTGAGCGACGATTCAATTCTGCGGACGCTAGAGCGTGCGGGGCTGAAATGTCGCAAAGTAAAGATCGCTTGGTTTTATACTTCGTTCTATCCCGAAATTTATTATATCCGCCAAAACGACGAATGCTCTTTGCACCACAAAAAAGAGGATCTCGACAGACAAACTCTAAATTTTAAAATTTCAAAAGATGATTTCAAAGAGGCTTTAAAAAGCAGGATCGCTCGCGTCGTGCAAAAGAACCGCTACGGCTTTGCTAACGACGAAGCGGAGTTTTGGCTAGAACTTTACGGCGGCGAGCTAAGCACGCTCGTGATTTTGCGAGCGAAATTTCAAAGCGAGACGGCAAGCGCAAATTTTGATTTTACAAAAACCTTCGGTAGCACCGATTTTTGCGAGATCACCGACGATTACCGCTACAAAAGCCGCTATCTAGCGCGCTACGGCATCCCGCCGCGTTCGCTTGATTTCGCGCACGCCCGCAGCGTTTTTAAAAAATTTAGCCGAGTTAAATTTTTCGCGCCGCCCTATGCGGACAGCGTTAAGCTCGCGCGTTTGGCGCTTGAGCTAGCGTGGACGAGAGCGTGCGGCGCAAAAAGCGAGTATCAAAAAAGCCTAGCCCCCGAAGCGCTTCACGAGCTGCGCGTGCCGATCCGCAAATTTAGAGTCGTTTTAAAGCTATCCGCGCCGCTTTTTGAGGCGGAAAAAAGGGGTGAAATTTTAAAACTGCTCGCAGGATTTATGAGCCGCACCAATCAGCTGCGGGACCTTCACGTTTTTGCGGAGTTTTTAAAAGCCGACGACGCGCCTGCGAGCTTTTTGCAGCAGCTAAATCTTATCGCAAAGCGCTCGGAGGATAAAATTTTAGAATTTCTTTCTAGCGCGGAATTTGCCGATTTAAACGGCGCTATTAGCGGCTTTTTAAGCGGCGCGGACGGCATCTACGCGCGCAGCGAATATGAAAAAATTTCAAAAAAGTTCGCCTCCGCTCGCCTTTGCAAGCTGATTAAAAGCTTGCGCGCGGAGCTAAAAAATTTACAGCAAGGCTCGTCTCTGCAGGCATTTCATAACGCGCGCATAGGGCTAAAGAGGTTGCGATACGCGCTTGAAATTTTTGCAAGAAGCTTTGATGAGGGTTGCGTCAGGGAGCTGTTTAAACGCACCAAGGCCGCTTGCGAGGATTTCGGCGCGCTGCAAGATATCAGCGTATGGCAAAATTTTATCGCGATCTATCAAAAAGCAAGCGATAAAAGCGGCGTCGCGTTTGCGTATCTGCTGGCTCTGGACGCCCGCTTAAACGACCGCCGCGCCGAGCTGGAGGAAAAAATTTTAAATGAAAAAGAGGCTCTTTTGCGCGCGCTGAAAAGATCGCTGCGTAAAATCAAAGCATACAAATAA
- the ubiE gene encoding bifunctional demethylmenaquinone methyltransferase/2-methoxy-6-polyprenyl-1,4-benzoquinol methylase UbiE, with amino-acid sequence MQKQEKIIKMFDQIAPTYDLANRAISFGVDVSWRKKAVELTLEKLKGKLVSIADVACGTGDMISSWRDGAAQHGVQIERIVGIDPSEGMLEVARQKFPGCEFIKATADATTLDDASVDILSISYGIRNVVELDAALAEFNRIIRPGGSLVVLEFTKAASGGLAFKIRDFYVSKILPKIGAFISKNKEAYEYLPSSIGSFLDAASFSEKLKNAGFELRVQKGFSFDVSTLFIAEKIAQKSDDA; translated from the coding sequence GTGCAAAAACAGGAAAAAATCATAAAGATGTTCGATCAGATCGCGCCTACCTACGATCTAGCAAACCGCGCCATCAGCTTCGGCGTGGACGTTTCGTGGCGCAAAAAAGCGGTCGAGCTGACGCTTGAAAAGCTTAAAGGAAAGCTCGTGAGTATCGCCGACGTCGCGTGCGGCACGGGCGATATGATAAGCTCGTGGCGCGACGGCGCGGCGCAGCACGGCGTGCAGATCGAGCGGATCGTGGGGATCGATCCTAGCGAAGGGATGCTCGAGGTAGCTAGGCAAAAATTCCCTGGCTGCGAGTTTATCAAAGCGACCGCGGACGCTACGACGCTAGATGATGCAAGCGTGGATATTTTAAGCATCAGCTACGGCATAAGAAACGTCGTGGAGCTGGACGCAGCGCTTGCGGAGTTTAACCGGATCATCAGACCGGGCGGTTCGCTCGTGGTTTTGGAATTTACCAAAGCCGCAAGCGGCGGGCTCGCGTTTAAAATCAGAGATTTTTACGTGAGCAAAATTTTACCCAAAATAGGCGCTTTCATCTCGAAAAATAAAGAAGCCTACGAGTATCTGCCAAGCTCCATCGGCAGCTTCCTAGACGCCGCGAGCTTTAGCGAAAAGCTCAAAAACGCGGGCTTTGAGCTGCGCGTGCAAAAGGGCTTCAGCTTCGACGTCAGCACGCTTTTCATCGCGGAGAAAATCGCGCAAAAGAGCGACGATGCTTAG
- a CDS encoding flavodoxin family protein, which produces MKKIVLYTSQTGNTKKVGDAIAEQLGCESLNFRDFEGEVDDYDFIALGFYVDKGEAEAKFMRFLRKIHGKKLGVFMTLGAEPDGEHSRKCLDTFEEGLKANGNEIVREFACQGAIDPNLLETMRKMASSGNSPHPITPERLARWAEAAKHPDEKDLADAKAAFAGIK; this is translated from the coding sequence ATGAAAAAAATCGTGCTTTACACCTCACAAACGGGTAACACGAAAAAGGTGGGCGACGCGATCGCCGAGCAACTGGGCTGCGAGAGTCTAAATTTCCGCGACTTTGAGGGCGAGGTCGATGACTACGATTTCATAGCCTTGGGCTTTTACGTCGATAAGGGCGAAGCCGAAGCGAAATTTATGCGCTTTTTACGCAAGATTCACGGCAAGAAACTTGGCGTTTTCATGACGTTGGGCGCGGAGCCGGACGGCGAGCACTCGCGCAAGTGCCTGGATACCTTTGAAGAGGGACTTAAGGCAAACGGCAACGAGATCGTAAGGGAGTTTGCCTGCCAGGGTGCGATCGATCCGAATCTGCTTGAAACGATGCGCAAAATGGCCTCTAGCGGCAACTCGCCCCATCCTATCACTCCCGAGCGACTTGCGCGCTGGGCGGAGGCTGCGAAACACCCCGACGAGAAAGATTTGGCGGATGCGAAGGCAGCATTCGCGGGGATAAAGTAA
- a CDS encoding Fur family transcriptional regulator, which produces MSHVELLKTCGLKATPQRLCILKVLDRHEHPSIEALYEGIKEDYPSISLATVYKNLNTLLDEGVVVEVNAPNKKSRYDIYQMPHIHVVCEKCGNVTDLFMDDAFNKDILQTIERKAGNFVRKLNITATVEECEKCR; this is translated from the coding sequence ATGAGCCATGTAGAACTACTCAAAACTTGCGGGCTGAAAGCAACTCCGCAAAGATTGTGCATCCTAAAGGTACTGGATCGCCACGAGCATCCAAGCATAGAAGCCCTGTATGAGGGGATCAAAGAGGACTATCCGTCCATTTCGCTGGCGACGGTTTATAAAAATCTAAACACCCTGCTCGACGAAGGCGTCGTAGTCGAGGTCAATGCGCCGAATAAAAAGAGCCGCTACGACATCTATCAGATGCCGCACATACACGTCGTGTGCGAAAAATGCGGCAATGTCACGGATCTTTTCATGGATGATGCCTTTAATAAGGACATTTTGCAGACCATCGAGCGCAAAGCGGGCAATTTCGTTCGCAAGCTGAATATCACGGCGACGGTCGAAGAATGCGAAAAGTGTAGATAG
- a CDS encoding DUF333 domain-containing protein: MSFKRFFAVALVVGAFASVSAEASAAGDFCIKNGGELIIRKDGNGVDYTVCKLPDGTMIDAEEFYKTGGDLSKFKSVNR, from the coding sequence ATGAGTTTTAAGAGATTTTTTGCAGTAGCGCTTGTGGTGGGCGCTTTCGCTTCGGTGAGTGCAGAGGCTAGCGCTGCGGGGGATTTTTGTATCAAAAACGGCGGCGAGCTGATCATCCGCAAAGACGGCAACGGCGTGGACTACACCGTTTGTAAGCTGCCCGACGGCACTATGATCGACGCTGAAGAATTTTATAAAACAGGCGGCGATTTGAGCAAATTTAAGAGCGTAAATCGATAG
- the xseA gene encoding exodeoxyribonuclease VII large subunit, with amino-acid sequence MLSVSELNAQAKTLLETSFSFVEVEGEISKLRIQSTSGHWYFTIKDASAAIDCAMFKFNAARINFIPAVGDKLIVSGKVSLYAPTGAYQIQVSNIRKSGEGELEAAFAALKDKLSKEGLFDATHKKQLPKFAQSIAIITSAGSAAQADMLRTAQDRFALCKIDLYNALVQGESAPASIISALRAADEKGYDAIVIARGGGSREDLWCFNDEALARAIYAAKTPVISAVGHEIDFSISDFVADHRSLTPTAAMIDLLPDICAIFQSLDGVSDAFDRLIKDKISSAQNVLSLAALQLKSKSVEPKISGSLARLLNFELKFKSFIGFKLSVAEHTLSAKDELLAQKAKFFEITKDLVQIQKDGKTVALGELAAGDEFVLCSQQLSKNAKII; translated from the coding sequence ATGCTTAGCGTAAGCGAGCTAAACGCCCAAGCCAAGACGCTTTTGGAGACGAGCTTTAGCTTCGTCGAAGTCGAGGGCGAGATATCTAAGCTTAGAATTCAAAGCACGAGCGGGCACTGGTATTTTACGATCAAAGACGCAAGTGCGGCGATCGATTGCGCAATGTTTAAATTTAACGCCGCGCGGATAAATTTTATCCCCGCCGTCGGCGATAAGCTCATCGTAAGCGGCAAGGTCTCGCTATACGCTCCCACGGGCGCGTATCAGATCCAGGTATCAAACATACGCAAAAGCGGCGAGGGCGAGCTGGAAGCGGCGTTTGCCGCGCTAAAAGATAAACTTAGCAAAGAGGGTCTTTTTGATGCCACACACAAAAAGCAGCTTCCGAAATTTGCCCAAAGCATCGCGATCATCACGAGCGCGGGCTCCGCGGCGCAGGCGGATATGCTTCGCACGGCGCAGGACCGCTTCGCGCTTTGCAAGATCGATCTGTATAACGCGCTAGTGCAAGGCGAGAGCGCGCCTGCTTCGATCATAAGCGCGCTGCGCGCAGCCGACGAGAAGGGTTACGATGCGATCGTCATCGCTCGCGGCGGCGGCTCGCGCGAGGATCTGTGGTGCTTCAACGACGAGGCCTTGGCGCGCGCGATCTACGCGGCCAAAACGCCCGTCATCTCGGCGGTCGGGCACGAGATCGATTTTAGCATTAGCGATTTCGTGGCCGATCACCGAAGCCTCACGCCCACCGCCGCGATGATCGATCTGCTGCCCGATATTTGCGCGATCTTTCAGAGCCTAGACGGCGTAAGCGACGCCTTTGATAGGCTGATAAAAGATAAAATTTCATCCGCACAAAACGTGCTGAGCCTCGCAGCTTTACAGCTTAAATCAAAATCGGTCGAGCCAAAAATTTCAGGCTCGCTCGCGAGGCTTTTAAATTTTGAGCTCAAATTTAAAAGCTTCATCGGCTTCAAGCTAAGCGTCGCGGAGCACACGTTAAGCGCAAAGGACGAGCTTTTGGCGCAAAAGGCGAAATTTTTTGAGATCACCAAAGATCTCGTTCAAATCCAAAAGGACGGCAAAACGGTAGCTCTAGGCGAGCTTGCCGCGGGCGACGAGTTCGTCCTTTGCTCGCAGCAGCTCAGCAAAAACGCGAAAATCATCTAA
- a CDS encoding radical SAM protein: MFKERIKSHHRSKLFESVSASENELFDALDQPAKDSDCVIYLHVPFCDNICSFCSMMRSKLGDELDEYAKFLVRQIKDYGEMPYFDTKKIKSIYFGGGTPSVFSETHFEKVLGALHKNFNIAEDCEISVETTLHNLDLQKALALQSFGVNRFSIGVQTFSRQGRALLNRVHKPARAIERLKELREKFDGMLCCDIIYNFPSESVEEALEDARYVDDLGLDSASFYSLMFFEGSELYKKIDKSYYDLEIDKKLHHAFAGALLVGSDNFEVLELTKLARKGRDNYGYIKLSHKGTDILPIGNGAGGHVAGFGIYGVSGHKMISRIDEREAKYSVLNNLFQYPIVSLNELKEALSASIYDEAVQKLKEFESWGLLELKDEKSILNLDGIFWGNNINEEIANIIRKDFV; encoded by the coding sequence ATGTTTAAAGAACGCATTAAATCCCATCACCGCTCCAAGCTTTTCGAGAGCGTCTCCGCGAGCGAAAACGAGCTGTTCGATGCGCTGGATCAGCCCGCGAAAGACAGCGATTGCGTGATCTATCTGCATGTGCCCTTTTGCGACAACATCTGCTCATTTTGTTCGATGATGCGCTCCAAACTCGGCGACGAGCTGGACGAATACGCTAAATTTCTGGTCCGCCAGATCAAAGACTACGGCGAGATGCCCTACTTCGACACAAAAAAGATCAAAAGCATCTACTTCGGCGGCGGCACGCCGAGCGTCTTTAGCGAGACGCACTTCGAAAAGGTTCTGGGCGCACTGCATAAAAATTTTAATATCGCAGAGGACTGCGAGATCAGCGTAGAAACCACGCTGCATAATTTAGACTTGCAAAAGGCACTTGCCTTGCAAAGCTTCGGCGTAAACCGCTTTAGCATCGGCGTGCAGACCTTCAGCAGACAGGGGCGCGCGCTTCTAAACCGAGTGCATAAGCCCGCTCGCGCAATCGAGCGACTAAAGGAGCTTAGAGAAAAATTTGACGGCATGCTCTGCTGCGACATCATCTACAACTTCCCGAGCGAAAGCGTGGAGGAAGCGCTAGAGGACGCGCGCTATGTAGATGATCTAGGTCTAGATAGCGCCAGCTTTTACTCGCTGATGTTTTTCGAGGGCTCGGAGCTATACAAAAAGATCGACAAATCTTACTATGATCTAGAGATCGATAAGAAGCTGCACCACGCCTTTGCAGGTGCACTACTTGTCGGAAGCGATAATTTCGAGGTTTTGGAGCTTACCAAGCTTGCTCGAAAAGGACGCGATAACTACGGCTACATCAAGCTAAGCCACAAGGGCACGGATATCCTGCCTATTGGCAACGGCGCGGGCGGACACGTAGCGGGTTTCGGAATTTACGGCGTGTCGGGACACAAGATGATCTCGCGAATCGATGAGCGCGAGGCAAAATATAGCGTGCTAAACAACCTGTTTCAATACCCGATCGTAAGCTTAAACGAGCTAAAAGAGGCTCTGAGTGCGAGCATTTACGACGAAGCGGTGCAAAAGCTCAAAGAATTTGAGAGCTGGGGACTTTTGGAGCTTAAGGATGAAAAATCAATCTTAAACTTGGACGGAATTTTTTGGGGCAACAACATCAACGAAGAGATAGCAAACATTATTAGAAAGGATTTTGTATGA
- a CDS encoding helical backbone metal receptor, whose protein sequence is MKKILMALLTASFVFAKGLVVLDPAAVEIIYALGAQDQIAAIATTSMSKIRPEAETAKLPSVGTYVKPNMEKIIELKPDLVITSFHSAGVSENLQKLGLKSLAMDANSTTDICQNVKKVAAIVKKESEADKICAQMDGVFENKTALRGKKVAMFFGANATMAFNDKTLIGDIFARLGAKNIADGLKGSTPSVSAEYILEQNPDIIVVVGGETEDFLKANPILKNTKAAKSGKILKAPTLILRGSPQIGETVDEIYAKAAK, encoded by the coding sequence GTGAAAAAAATTCTTATGGCTTTGCTTACGGCGAGCTTTGTATTCGCCAAAGGTCTAGTCGTACTTGATCCCGCCGCGGTCGAGATCATCTACGCTTTAGGCGCGCAGGATCAGATCGCTGCGATCGCCACTACTTCGATGAGCAAGATCCGCCCGGAGGCAGAAACCGCAAAACTACCAAGCGTAGGCACCTACGTCAAGCCGAATATGGAAAAGATCATAGAGCTCAAACCCGATCTGGTCATCACGAGCTTCCACTCCGCAGGCGTTAGCGAAAATCTGCAAAAACTGGGGCTTAAGAGCCTTGCGATGGATGCAAACTCCACCACAGACATCTGCCAAAACGTAAAGAAGGTCGCGGCGATCGTAAAAAAAGAGAGCGAGGCGGATAAAATTTGCGCGCAGATGGACGGCGTCTTTGAGAATAAAACGGCGCTTCGCGGCAAAAAAGTGGCTATGTTTTTCGGCGCGAACGCTACGATGGCTTTCAACGACAAAACCCTCATCGGCGACATTTTCGCTCGCCTAGGCGCCAAAAATATCGCAGACGGCCTAAAGGGCAGCACACCTTCAGTATCTGCCGAATACATCCTCGAGCAAAACCCCGATATAATCGTCGTCGTAGGCGGCGAGACGGAGGATTTTTTAAAAGCAAATCCGATCCTTAAAAACACCAAAGCGGCAAAATCGGGCAAAATTTTAAAAGCTCCGACGCTCATCTTGCGTGGTAGCCCGCAGATCGGCGAGACGGTGGATGAAATTTACGCAAAGGCGGCCAAATAG
- the hisC gene encoding histidinol-phosphate transaminase — protein MKFNEFVENLSNYEAGKPIELVVREFGIRKQDVLKLASNENPFGTSEAVQEVIVQNAAYAHLYPDDSMYELKGALASKFGVEPQNIIIGAGSDQIIEFALHAKLNSRRAILQAGVTFAMYGIYASHCEAKVYKTSAQEHDLAELLKIYNAHRDEISVIFLCVPNNPLGECLDAEAVYEFARSVDEDTLLVIDAAYNEFAAFKDKRKKLDPKFLIQNFKNVLYLGTFSKVYGLGGMRVGYGIAPRVIINALYKLRPPFNITTLSLAAAIAALKDEAFVQKSLQNNAAQMSRFEDFARERNLEFVPSYANFITFKLSPSLDSSELCDRLLRRGIIIRNLKSYGLNAVRITIGTPEQNDRIFGTLGEILSGY, from the coding sequence ATGAAATTTAACGAATTTGTAGAAAATCTAAGCAATTACGAAGCGGGCAAGCCGATCGAGCTTGTGGTGCGGGAGTTTGGTATCCGCAAGCAGGACGTGTTAAAGCTTGCCAGCAACGAAAACCCTTTCGGCACTAGTGAGGCGGTGCAGGAGGTAATCGTGCAAAATGCCGCCTATGCGCATCTTTACCCCGATGATTCGATGTATGAGCTAAAGGGCGCGCTCGCCTCGAAATTCGGCGTGGAGCCGCAAAATATCATCATCGGCGCGGGCAGCGATCAGATCATCGAGTTTGCGCTGCACGCCAAGCTCAATTCGCGCCGCGCGATACTGCAAGCGGGCGTCACTTTCGCGATGTACGGCATCTACGCAAGCCACTGCGAGGCTAAAGTTTACAAAACGAGCGCACAGGAGCACGATCTGGCTGAGCTTTTAAAAATTTATAACGCGCACAGGGATGAAATTTCGGTCATCTTTTTGTGCGTGCCGAACAATCCGCTAGGCGAGTGCTTGGATGCGGAGGCAGTGTATGAGTTCGCTCGTAGCGTGGATGAGGATACGCTTTTGGTGATCGATGCCGCATATAACGAATTTGCGGCGTTTAAAGATAAACGCAAAAAGCTCGATCCGAAATTTTTAATTCAAAATTTTAAAAACGTGCTCTATCTAGGCACCTTCTCAAAGGTTTACGGCCTGGGCGGTATGCGCGTAGGCTACGGCATCGCGCCGCGCGTAATCATAAACGCGCTTTATAAGCTACGCCCGCCTTTTAATATCACTACGCTTAGCCTCGCAGCGGCGATTGCGGCACTAAAAGACGAGGCTTTCGTGCAAAAGAGCTTGCAAAACAACGCCGCGCAGATGAGCCGCTTCGAGGATTTTGCGCGTGAGCGAAATTTGGAATTTGTCCCTAGCTACGCAAATTTCATCACGTTCAAACTTAGCCCGTCGCTAGATAGTAGCGAGCTTTGCGATAGACTTCTGCGCCGCGGTATCATCATTCGAAATTTAAAAAGCTACGGGCTAAACGCCGTGCGCATCACGATCGGCACGCCTGAGCAAAACGATCGCATCTTTGGCACGCTGGGAGAGATTTTGAGTGGATATTAA
- the dxs gene encoding 1-deoxy-D-xylulose-5-phosphate synthase codes for MDIKNKSLEELRELCTQIRARIIEVVSKNGGHLSSNMGAVELIVAMHYVFDAASDPFIFDVSHQSYAHKLLTDRWEEFSSLRQFGGISGYTKPSESKFDYFVAGHASTSISLAVGAAKAISLKRENRVPVVLIGDGSMSGGMTYEAMNELGDLRLPCVIILNDNKMSISKPIGAFSKYLSQAMAGETYQKFKSHVRELLSHAPQSATYMAKRFENSLKLIIPGMYFEELGLEYIGPVDGHDLADLISALKTAKSARKPVVVHAQTIKGKGYDKAEGYLESWHGVGPFDIKSGEFKKKSAAKSATQIYAEALLNLAAKHENVVGVTAAMPSGTGMDKLIEKFPHRFWDVAIAEPHALSSMAAMAREGFKPYVTIYSTFMQRAFDQIVHDAAIMNLNLVLAMDRAGIVGEDGETHEGVFDVSFLNAIPNVSMCAPRDEASFKRIIEYSYAHEGVLAIRYPRGSFILDCDETGAPAVELAKSVFLKRSDSARVALIGYGNGAGRAYKTAEALEGQIEADVVDLVFAKPLDAEFLQNLARKDKIWYVFSDNAKKGGVGEILSAFLQENEISDVRIVSFEFADIFLPHGKTADVERSLGLDIQNLIARILGDKKY; via the coding sequence GTGGATATTAAAAATAAAAGCCTAGAGGAGCTACGGGAGCTTTGCACGCAGATCAGGGCGCGCATCATCGAAGTCGTGAGCAAAAACGGCGGTCATCTAAGCTCAAACATGGGCGCGGTCGAGCTCATCGTGGCGATGCACTACGTATTCGACGCCGCGAGCGATCCGTTTATCTTCGACGTAAGCCACCAAAGCTACGCACACAAGCTTCTAACGGACCGCTGGGAGGAGTTTAGCTCGCTTAGGCAGTTCGGCGGCATTAGCGGCTACACGAAGCCTAGCGAGAGCAAATTTGATTACTTCGTGGCGGGGCACGCCTCGACGTCGATTTCTTTAGCCGTGGGCGCGGCAAAAGCGATAAGCCTAAAGCGCGAAAATCGCGTGCCGGTGGTGCTCATCGGCGACGGCTCTATGAGCGGCGGCATGACTTATGAGGCGATGAACGAGCTCGGCGATCTGCGCCTGCCCTGCGTCATCATTCTAAACGATAATAAAATGAGCATCAGCAAGCCGATCGGCGCCTTTAGCAAATACCTAAGCCAAGCGATGGCGGGCGAGACCTATCAAAAATTTAAATCCCACGTAAGAGAGCTGCTCTCCCACGCCCCGCAAAGCGCTACTTACATGGCAAAGCGCTTTGAAAATTCCTTAAAGCTCATTATACCTGGGATGTATTTTGAGGAGCTGGGGCTCGAATACATCGGCCCTGTCGACGGCCACGACCTAGCCGATCTCATATCGGCGCTAAAGACGGCAAAAAGCGCGCGCAAGCCCGTCGTCGTGCACGCTCAAACGATCAAAGGCAAAGGCTATGACAAGGCCGAGGGATATTTAGAGAGCTGGCACGGCGTAGGGCCTTTCGATATTAAAAGCGGAGAATTTAAGAAAAAATCCGCCGCCAAAAGCGCCACGCAAATTTATGCCGAAGCGCTTTTAAATTTGGCTGCTAAGCATGAAAACGTCGTGGGCGTGACCGCTGCGATGCCAAGCGGCACTGGCATGGATAAGCTGATCGAGAAATTTCCCCACCGCTTCTGGGATGTAGCGATCGCCGAGCCGCATGCGCTAAGCTCGATGGCTGCGATGGCGCGCGAGGGTTTTAAGCCGTATGTTACGATATATTCGACCTTCATGCAGCGCGCGTTCGATCAGATCGTTCACGATGCGGCGATTATGAATTTAAATTTAGTCCTTGCGATGGATCGCGCGGGCATCGTGGGCGAGGACGGCGAGACGCACGAGGGGGTCTTTGACGTGAGCTTCTTAAATGCGATTCCGAACGTCAGCATGTGCGCGCCGCGGGACGAGGCGAGCTTTAAGCGGATCATCGAGTACTCCTACGCGCATGAGGGGGTTTTGGCGATCCGCTATCCGCGAGGAAGCTTTATCTTGGACTGCGACGAGACCGGCGCGCCTGCAGTAGAGCTTGCAAAATCGGTGTTTTTGAAGCGCAGCGATAGCGCGCGAGTAGCGCTGATCGGCTACGGAAACGGCGCTGGCAGAGCGTATAAAACGGCCGAGGCGCTGGAGGGGCAGATCGAGGCGGACGTCGTGGATCTAGTCTTTGCAAAGCCTTTAGACGCCGAGTTTTTGCAAAATTTAGCTCGCAAAGATAAAATTTGGTACGTCTTTAGCGACAACGCCAAAAAGGGCGGCGTCGGTGAAATTTTAAGCGCATTTTTGCAGGAAAATGAAATTTCGGACGTAAGGATCGTGAGTTTCGAGTTTGCTGATATCTTTTTACCGCACGGCAAGACCGCCGACGTGGAGCGCAGCTTGGGCTTGGACATACAAAATTTGATCGCGCGAATATTAGGTGATAAAAAATATTAG
- the serC gene encoding 3-phosphoserine/phosphohydroxythreonine transaminase, which produces MDRVINFSAGPSTIPLGVLKQAQEELLNYAGRGFSIMEISHRTKIFEEVLHSAMSRVRDLYGFSDDFTILFLQGGASLQFAQVPMNLYAGGVAEYANTGNWTSKAIKEAGVLGINYRVVASSEESKFDRIPEVKFSDDADYGYICSNNTIYGTQYPQLPQCGCPLVVDSSSDLFSRPVELSSVGMFYGGIQKNGGPAGVTMVAIRKDLLDRANPKTPMILRYKTQADADSMSNTPNTFGIYMLNLMLGWIKDEIGGLAAMHERNKRKAALLYGAIDASGGFYRGHAQKESRSLMNVSFNIADAALEPVFVAQAEAEGMIGLKGHRVLGGIRASIYNAINYEDVEKLVSFMSEFARKNG; this is translated from the coding sequence ATGGATAGAGTAATAAATTTTAGCGCAGGACCTAGCACCATCCCGCTGGGCGTGCTAAAGCAGGCGCAAGAGGAGCTGCTAAACTACGCGGGGCGCGGATTTTCGATAATGGAGATCTCGCACCGCACTAAAATTTTCGAGGAAGTTTTGCATAGCGCGATGAGCCGCGTGCGCGATCTCTATGGCTTTTCGGACGATTTTACGATTTTGTTTTTACAAGGCGGCGCAAGCCTTCAGTTCGCGCAGGTGCCGATGAACCTATACGCGGGCGGTGTCGCAGAATACGCCAACACGGGCAATTGGACAAGCAAAGCGATCAAGGAAGCGGGCGTGCTCGGCATAAACTACCGCGTGGTCGCAAGCAGCGAGGAGAGCAAATTCGACCGCATCCCCGAGGTTAAATTTTCGGACGATGCGGACTACGGCTACATCTGCTCAAACAACACGATCTACGGCACGCAGTATCCGCAGCTACCGCAGTGCGGCTGCCCGCTCGTGGTCGATAGCTCGAGCGATCTGTTTTCGCGACCCGTGGAGCTTAGCAGCGTGGGGATGTTTTACGGCGGTATTCAGAAAAACGGCGGGCCCGCAGGCGTTACGATGGTTGCAATCCGCAAGGATCTGCTGGATCGCGCAAATCCCAAAACGCCGATGATCCTGCGCTACAAGACGCAGGCGGACGCGGATTCGATGAGTAACACCCCGAATACCTTCGGAATTTACATGCTAAATTTAATGCTCGGCTGGATCAAGGATGAAATCGGCGGGCTTGCGGCGATGCATGAGCGTAACAAGCGCAAAGCGGCGCTACTTTATGGCGCGATCGATGCCAGCGGCGGCTTCTACCGCGGCCACGCGCAAAAGGAGAGCCGCAGCCTGATGAACGTGAGCTTTAATATCGCAGATGCCGCGCTTGAGCCGGTTTTCGTCGCGCAGGCAGAGGCGGAGGGGATGATCGGTCTTAAAGGGCACCGCGTTTTAGGCGGCATCCGCGCCTCGATCTACAACGCGATAAACTACGAAGACGTGGAAAAACTGGTCTCTTTTATGAGCGAGTTTGCGCGCAAAAACGGCTAG